The Hippoglossus stenolepis isolate QCI-W04-F060 chromosome 1, HSTE1.2, whole genome shotgun sequence DNA segment TGGTGGCCGCAATCACCTGAAAAATATGCACAATATTACTGTAGTAATCATACTGTGTAAATAGATTCATTTGAGGAAATTCTGGATTTAGTCTTAGTATATTTACTCATAATAGTTTGACAATTTTGATGTGTAGCTTGATAAAACATGCAAATCTTTGTACtatattattttgtactttCCTCTACCCCTATTTAATGGTTGAATAattgatttcatatttacttaGTGTCCAATTAGAAtgagacaaattaaattaaaaaataaattattgtgAAAACGAATACAATATGAGTCAGATTTCTGAGTGATCAGGGAAGTTTGATGAGAGAATTGTGAGAGAGAATTCCATCTGATCATACAGAACCAGTTTGACTTCCCTGGAGTTCAGTGTGATCAACAGTCGTATACAGACTGTGtatcataataaaaacatgtgcatCTCTGAGGTTTTTATGGCAGAATCCTCACCTTGACCTGCATGTTGGGCTGAAATCCATCCAGCTGGTTGAGCAGCTCCAGCATGGTCCTCTGCACCTCTCTGTCTCCCGCCTTCTCACTGTCAAACCTCTTGGTTCCGATGGCGTCCAGCTCGTcgatgaagatgatggatgGAGCCTTCTCTTTGGCCAGGGCGAAGGCGTCTCTCACCAGCTTGGCTCCATCTCCGATGAACATCTGGACCAGCTGTGGACCGGCCAGCTTCAGGAAGGTGGCCTTGGTCTGAGCGGCGCAGGCCCTGGCCAGGAGGGTCTTCCCTGTGCCAGGTGGCCCATACATCAGGACCCCCTTGGGTGGCTGGATGCCCAGGTTTTCAAACTTCTCCTTGTGGTTCATGGGCAAGACTATggcctccaccagctcctggaTCTGCTTGTCCAGCCCTCCGATGTCGCTGTACTGCTCTGTGGGGCGCTCGTCCACCTCCATGGCCTTCACCCTGGAGTCGTACTCGGTGGGTAGGGTCTCCAGGATCAGGTAGGAGTCTTTGTTGACACCCACCAGGTCCCCGGGCTTCAGCTTCTCGGCGTCCACCAGCCCGATCACCGGCAGGAAGTAGGTCTGCCGTGTCGAAGTCTTTATGACGGCGCACTTTCCTTTCCTCTGGGAGTCCAGGTCCACGTTGGCCCCGTCCTCCTCCTGGTCGTTGGGGTCCACATCCAGCAGCTCGATGACATTCGACACCAGGTACGGCAGCGTTTTGTTCACCTTTATCTTCTCCGTGTTTTCCTTGATCTTGTCCTTCATGGCCTGCAGCTCGTGGGTCACCCTCAGCACCTCGCTCTTCATGATCTTTATCTCGCTGTCGAGGAGCCGAGTTCGCTGGACGATCTCCTCCGTGGACATTTTAAGAACTTCTTCCCCGATGCCATCCTCCACCTCGTCCCAAACCGACTTGTCACTCAGCGACGCCATCTTTGCTCTGACTGCGCTGCGTGAACTGTGACACAGCGGAAAAAATAAAGCTTCCGCTTCCGGGAGCAGCGGCAGccaacgaagaagaagaagaagaggagtagCGCTTTTCTTGAGCGCCGAAGAAGAAGTCAACTGAAGATGACACGAGCCCGGAGCTGAATTAAAACAGTTTCTCTGCTGGTTCCAATTGCGAGAGGGCGACTGGAAGTTTCCTCTCCACGCACTGTGAGTTCTTGCAATCTGGCGTCATCTCACAACGCCGCTGCTTCCGTTGAGGCCGCAGCGCGTTGGACTTACGTCTTCCATGTTAGCCGGTGCAGCTAACATTAGCAGTGCGGCTAACCCCAGCTAGCCACTGTGTTGATGTGGTGCAGTTTGGAGGCGTCCAGACATCCTGCCGGGACACTGCTCTGGTTTTAGGTGCAGACGAAATCATCATCCGTGTTTGTCACTCTAATCTCCTGCACGAGACATCATGCAGAGGGGGTCGGAACTAACATGCTAAAGCAACGCGAACAGACAGTTAGAGCTAAATGTGTGTTGGCGCCACAGCGGCTTCGTGTCAtttgtcactcactcactcagctTTGATGCTGCACGGTGATAAAtcagtgtttgtctttaaaCGTGTTCTTACCGGTTTGACTCCAGGCGCGTCATCGCTGTCAGAGGACATACAGCACGAGGGTGTTACAgtggagcccccccccccggttgtttgtgtttactaCGGAGCTCTGAGGCCACTGCTGTGAAGAGGAGTCCCTGCCTGCTCCTGGTGGCGGTGTCCGACGTGAGGAGCCGACAAGATGGACCAGAACAACAGTGTACCAGCCTTCCCGGGTCTGGCCTCCCCTCAGGTAGGAACACTCGGCCATTCAGCAACAGGTGCTTGTCCTCAGCGCGGGGTCAGGCTGGCTACCTCAGTTGACTAGAAGATGACCAGCACATGTCacgtttatttatatagcacatttaaaacaacttggtaGACCAAAGTGCTTCCCAAAGTAAAAGttacaacaagaaaacagcaactCGCAATACATCAAATAACAGTAAAATTAACtaagataaaacaaaatagaCTAAAATATAATCTGCTGGGATAAAAACGTTCACAACTCGAAAATAAGGCCACggagaagagatgtgtttttactAATGATTTGTAGTGTGCTAGTGAGGGGGCAGATCTAATATTGGGTGGTAAGCTGTTTCATAAGACACTACTGCAAAGGCTCGATCACCTCTGGTTATGAGCCTCGTTTTAGGCAagtccaggagcagctgagtggCTGACCTCAGCTCTCTAACTGGAGGCTGAACATGAAGG contains these protein-coding regions:
- the psmc3 gene encoding 26S proteasome regulatory subunit 6A; amino-acid sequence: MASLSDKSVWDEVEDGIGEEVLKMSTEEIVQRTRLLDSEIKIMKSEVLRVTHELQAMKDKIKENTEKIKVNKTLPYLVSNVIELLDVDPNDQEEDGANVDLDSQRKGKCAVIKTSTRQTYFLPVIGLVDAEKLKPGDLVGVNKDSYLILETLPTEYDSRVKAMEVDERPTEQYSDIGGLDKQIQELVEAIVLPMNHKEKFENLGIQPPKGVLMYGPPGTGKTLLARACAAQTKATFLKLAGPQLVQMFIGDGAKLVRDAFALAKEKAPSIIFIDELDAIGTKRFDSEKAGDREVQRTMLELLNQLDGFQPNMQVKVIAATNRVDILDPALLRSGRLDRKIEFPMPNEEARARIMQIHSRKMNVSPDVNYEELARCTDDFNGAQCKAVCVEAGMIALRRGATELNHEDYMEGILEVQAKKKANLQYYA